The DNA sequence TCGGAATTTCACTTGATAGCTTTACAAGAGGCGGAGCAACTAAAAATGATGTTATTCCGTTTATGAAAGATTATGGAATTAATTATCCAATTTTAATTGGAGATATGAATGTTGCTCAGCAATACGGCGGAATAAATTCAATTCCTACTTCATTTGTAATTGATAAAGAAGGATATATTGTTTCTTATTATCAAGGATTAATAGAAAAAGCGCAATATGTAAGTGATATTAATAAAGCATTAGCAAAAAATTATGTTTCGGATAAAAAATATATTGCTCCGGAATTTTCATTACCAAAAGCAAAATAACAATGAATAAAATGAAATATTTAATAGCACTTTTAATTGTATCAGCATTAATTTTTGTTTCTTGTAAACAAGAAGTAAAGTTTGATGAAAAAAAATATTCAGAAGAATTTAGAGGATATGCAAAAGAATATTTACTTGGCTTAAAATCTGTTTTGATGAAAAATATGCACGAAGGCGGACCGATTAAAGCAGTTACAGTTTGTGCCGATACGGCTTCGGATTTGACAAAACTCTATGCAGAGACAATGAATTTGGAAATTAAGAGAGTAAGTTTTAAAAATCGAAACGAAAATAATCAACCGGATAATTTTGAAAAAGAAAGTTTGAAAAAATTTGAAGAATTATTTGCCGTAAATAAAATTAACGCCGAAACAGAAATTATAAAAAAAGTAAATGTTGATGGAAAAGAATCTATCAGATATGTGAAACCAATTCTTGTTGAAGCTCCGTGTTTAAATTGTCATGGAAGCGCAAATGAAATTATCCCGGAAGTAAAAGAATTAATTCAGAAAAAATATTCTAATGATAAAGCAACCGGTTATAAAATTGGCGATTTAAGAGGCGCAATTTCGATTACAAAAAAATTGTAAACTAAACTGAGTAAAAGTATTTTTAATTCTTCTAAGAATTTAAAATTTATTTTTACTCAGTTTTTATTTTAAAATTTTTATTTCTTTACTAACATTTCCAAGTTTAACATAATTCAATAATTTCAATTTCATCATGTTTGTAATTTCTGCACCTTTTGTAATAAGTACAAATCCGTTTTTATCTACAATATCGGCAGCAGCCACAACTCCGGGTTCAACCTCATCAATATTGGTCGAAATTAATTTTAAGTTTTGATAAATTCCCGCAATTGTTGCATCCAAGGCAATTAAAACATTTGGATCAAATTCTTCTTCATATTTTTTTAGTTCATCATAAGCATCTTCAAAAGACATTCCGGTTGTTACATAACTATCAAATTTATTTAGTACATAAAGAATTCTTGAAGCAATAGGAAGCTGTTCACCGCAAATATCATATTTGTTTTCACTTTTGTATGGATGAAATTGAAAAAAAATTGATTCGGTAATATTTTCCATCCGGGGAATATTTTTTAACAAAGATTTACCGACTTGCGGATGTTGATTAAAAATATTTTCTAAATCAATATCTAACTTTTCACCTTTAAATTTCTTATCAAGAATTTCCGAGGGCATTGTTACTAAGCCGATTTGAGAAAGTAATGAGCTTACTTCAACCTCCCATTTGTTTTCTATATTTAATAAGCTTACAATTTGAGGAATAAATTTTTGAAAACGTGAAACTCTGCTAAAAGCCACGGGATTTACGGTTGATAGAATATCGATTAATATTTTTATTGTTCCTTTTAAAGTTTTATCTAATAAATCTTTTTCCGCATTTATTAATTTGAATTGTAGAACTCCATCATTAATTGATGAAAGTAATTTATCGGTTGAGCAAGGTTTGGTTAAAAGTCGAAATATATTTCCCTCATTAACAGCTTCAATTGTTGTTGATAAATCTGCAAAACCGGTTAACATCATTCTAACTGTATCCGGAGCAAAATCTTTTACGTGTGAAAGAAATTGATTTCCGTTCATTTCCGGCATTTTATAATCCGATACTACAACTGCAAAAGGTCCTTCTTGCTTTAATGTTGAAAGTGCCAATTTACCAGAAGTTGATGTTATAATTTCAAAGTGTGAACGTAAATTTCGTTTATACCCGGAAAGCACATGTTCTTCATCATCAACAAGAAGTATTTTAGGATTCATGCAAATCTTCTCCTTCATCTTTGTCAAAATCAGCAATTATTTCATTGATGTTTGTTTCATCTAAACTTTCTATGTTAAATTTATTATTGTAAGATATTTTGTGTGCGATAAATAATATTTTTGTCGGCGTAAATAAATCCGGTTCCGTAAAAATATAATTGTGGTGAAATGCCACAGCTTCAACAATTGGATCCGGCAAACCCCAAACACCTAATAAATATGCTCCAATATTTGCGTGAGAAGTTTTTGAAAATTGTAAATTTATTTCTTCAACTGAATAATTATTTAGAAGAATTAATTCGCCAATATCATGAAGCAATCCGCTTAAGTATGAATCCTCAGTATCTTCATTTGAAAATGATTTTAACAATGCAATTCTCCTTGCTAACAAAGCTACCTTATTACTGTGATCCCAAACTTCTTTAAATATTTTTGAATTTTTGTTTTTTTCTTCAAATGCTTTGAAAAGTTTTATTGTTAAAACTAAAGTTTGAATCATTTTGATTCCCAAAAAACTTAAAGCTTGCTTAATATTAGTAATATTATGAGGAAGACCAAAAAAAGCGGAATTTGTAAGTTGAAGAATTTTTGCAGTAATTATCGGATCGTTAGCAATAATATTTCCAATTTTATCTATTGATGTGTTTGGAGAATTAATTTCATTTTCAAGTTTTATGTAAATTTCCGGTAAACTTGGAAGTGTATCTAATCCATTTACAACTTTTTGTAATTCATCATTGTTTAATATTTCTTTTAATCTTATTGTTCTTTCAATTGTTGTTTTTAAAATTCTTGGACTTGTAGGTTTTAAAAGTGACTGATGAACAATTTTCGAATTCTTCAAAGCCAATTCATCGCTGGCGTAACCGGAAAGTGTAATTCTAATTATTCTTGGAAATTTATCTTTTACTTCCTGCAAAAGCTGAGTTCCATCAATTCCCGGCATTCTAATATCGGAAACAATTACATCAACATGATTATTATCTAAAATATTTATTGCTTCATTCCTTCCGTTTGCATAAAGCAGTTTCCACTCTTTATTCATTGGATACATCATTCTTCTGATTCCGGAAAGAACGTTTTCACTGTCATCGACAAATAATACACTTAAATTCATATAGTTTTTCTATTAATTTTATTTTTAAACTTGAACTACTGGTAATTTAATATTTATACTTGTCCCAACATTTTCTTCCGTATCCACTTCAATACTTCCGCCATGTTTATTTACAATAATATCGTAAGCTATGGAAAGTCCTTGTCCGGTTCCTTTCCCCACTTCTTTGGTTGTAAAGAAAGGTTCAAAAATTCTATTTTTAATTTTTTGAGACATTCCAATTCCATTATCTTTAACATTAATTTCTATAAAATTATTTTTATTTAAAGTTTTAATTAATATTTGTCCTTTAATTGAATCAGTATTCTTAAATTTACTTTCTAAAGCGTGAGAAGCATTTACAATAATGTTAACAAAAACTTGTCCTAAATCTGAAGCATAACAAACAAAGGAATTTATTGTATCATCAAAATCCGTAACCATTTCTGCGTAATATTTCCATTCATTTCTCGAAATTGTTATTGAATTTTGAATTAATTTATGTAAATCTGTAGCTACTTTTTCTTTTGGACCTGAGTGAGAAAAATCACGCATTGCTCCAACTATTTTCGCAATTCTTTCAACTCCTTTTATAGATTGATCAATTGCAGAAGGGAGTTCTTCAATAAGAAAATCAAAATCTATTTCTGATAAAATTGGTTGAAGTTCATTTGAATCTGCTTTATTGTTTTTTATTTTATTAAGTATTTCCAAAACCGGATTTAAGGAAATTTGTGTGTCTCTTAAAAAATATAAATTATCGTTTATAAATTGGGAAGGTGTATTTATTTCGTGTGCAATCCCCGAGGCTAAGGTACCAATAGCTTCCATTTTTTGCAAATGTCTAATCTGAGTCTCATTTTTTCTAACTTCTGTTAAATCTCTTATTATACCTTGTGCACCAATTTTATTGTTGAACATTAAATTACTTACAGAGACTTCCACATCTTTTTCAATTCCGTTTTTTGTAATAATTCTCATTTCATATTTAGAAGGAACTTTTTCACCTTTACTTACTTTTTGTTCTCTATCTATAATAATTTTTTTACTTTCATCGGTAACAAAATCTAACATATTAAAGTCAGAGGCAAGAAGATCTTCCTCATCTATTTCTAATAATTCAAGAAATTTTTTGTTTACAATTTCAAATTTTCTGTTAATTAATAAGTAAACCGCTTCATTTAACTTATCAATTAACATTCGATATTTAAATTCAGCTTCATGAAGAATTCTTAATACTTGATTTTGTTCAGTAATATCTTCAACAACTACTTCGTAATAAACAACTTTATTATTTCTATCTTTTATTGACCAAGCACTTTGTCTAACATCAATTTTTGTTTTATCTTTTTTGAGCAGAATATCTTCGTATCCGATTGTGTGTTCTTCACGTTTTAATAAATTTAAAAGCTTAAATTCATTTGTCGGTGATAAATAAATGTTTTCATTTTTAACTCTTATCAATTCATATTCAGAATTATACCCGAGCATTTTAACTAATGCCGGATTAGCCATAATAATTTTACCATCTTCGTCTAATCTGAGTATTCCCAAGGTTGAATTTTCAAAAAGTTTATTAAATCGATATTGACTCTCTTCAAGTTTAGTTTCAAATTGTTTTCTTTCTGTTAAATCGACTGTAATTCCATATGTTCCAATAATTTTATTTTCTTTATTTACTAGCGGAAATTTTGAAGTTTTACCCCAAGTTATTTTTCCGTTTTTATGGATTTCTGAATGTTCTTTTCCGATAAGTTCTTTACCGGTTGCCATAATTTGTTTTTCTTCTTTAAGATATATTTCAGCCACAGAGTAATCAAAAAAGTCCAAATCCGTTTTACCAAGTATCTCGTTTGAATTTTTTATTCCGAGAAAATTAATCATTGATTTATTTACTTTGGTAAATCTCGATTTTTCGTCTTTTACATAAATTTGGTGAGGTAAAAAATCTATGATAGTATTCAGAATATTATTATTACTTCTCAAAATTTCTATTTCATTTTTAAGAGACTCAATTAATTTATCTTTTTCCGAAGACAACATCGATTTTGGATTTTCTCTCCATATTCCGGTTAAATACCATTCATTATGAACTTCTGTAAGTGAAATTGACAATACTGATTCAAATTCTCTATTATTCTTATTTTTTGTAATAAAACTGGAAGAAGCTTTATAATCCTTTCCTATTGTAACAATTGTTTTAATATAATTTTCAAATTCGGAAATATTTTCTTGAGAAATAATTAATGAACTTATTGATTTATTAATGACTTCATTTTCTGCGTAGCCAAATAAACTTTTTGCCGATTCATTCCAAAAAATAATTTCAAAATTTTGATTAAAAGTAATAATTGCATCTTTTGTTGAATTAATTATTGCTTTGAATTTTGCTTCATTGTTAACAATTTTTTGTTCTGCAATTTTTCGTTTTGTTATATCTTGTTTAATAGCAATATAGTGAGTTACAATTCCATTTGAATTTTTTACCGGAGTAATAGTCATTTCCTCTGTATAAAAACTTCCATCCTTTTTTTTATTTATTATTTCATCACACCAAACATTACCAGCTTTTATTGTTTGCCAAAGATTTTTGTAAAAGTCATCTGAATGGTAACCCGATTTTAAAACTTTTGGATTAATATTTATTGCTTCTTCTTTTGAATATCCTGTTAACAAAGAAAATGCATTATTTATCCAAATAATTTTTCCTTCGGCATCAGTTATAGCAATTCCGTTAGCAGCAGCTTCCAGAGCTGTGCTTTGAAGAAAAGCAATTTTATTTTGTGGTGTAATTTCATCTTTTAAAATAAAATTAAAAGGTTTCGCCTCGATTACCTTTTCAAAAACATAATCATTCAATTTGTTTTTACTTTTAAAGTTCCTTGTAATATTTTCTTTCATTTAAATATCTATTTTTCTTCATTATCGAATTGTTGATAAATATTTAAAGTTCATGAATTTTCTTTTAAATAAGTATTTTAAAAATCGCTAAGTATTATAGATTATAAATATTTAGATAAGGTTTATAAATTAACAGCTTTCTTAAATGTTGGATTTGTCAAATTGGAAAGTATTGAGGGAATTTGATTAAACTCGCTTGATTTATTAATAAAATAATCTGCGCCTAATTTTAATGCAGAAGTTTTATATTGTTCATTGGGATAATTAGTAAGAATCACAACTTTCATTTTTTTATTTACTTTTCTAATATTTGCTAAAACTTCCAATCCATTTACACCCGGCATCCTTATATCTAAAAGTAAAATATCAGGTTTAAATCGCTTAATTAACTGAAGTCCTTCAATTGAATTGGAAGCTTCTGCAACTAAATTTATATCACTTACAGAAGCTATAATTGTTTTAAGTCGAGATCTTAGAAGTTCCGAATCATCAACTATCATAAGTTTTTGCATTCACTAACCTCTAAATAATTCGGAATGTAAATCTTAATGGCAAAGTAACAACAAGCTTTGGTAAAAATAATAGGATTTTTCTTATTGTGAGCGGATTAAATTCTATAAATGCTGTAGGAATAAATCTTACAAAAAATTAAACTAAACTATTAGTAATACAATACTTTGTAATTTCTGCATTATTCTTGAAATTCATTTTGGCTAAAATTCTTGATCTGTAAGTGCTGATAGTTTTAATACTTAAGCAAATTTCATCTGCAATTTCCGAAACAGTTTTTCCGCATGCAATTAAACGCATAACTTCAAATTCACGGTTAGATAAAATTTCAGCAGGATTTTCACTTTTATTTTTAATCAAGTCTTTTGCTAATTCTTGAGCTAATTCACTCGAAATATATTTTCCGCCTTTTATGCTTGTAAGAATTGCAGTTTTTAATTCTTCAGGACTTGCAAATTTAGGAATATATCCGGAGGCGCCGGCTTTTAAAACTCTTTTTGCATATTGATTTTCCGGGTGAACGCTGATAATTAAAATTGGAAGTTCCGGTTTAATTTGCTTTAAATAACTTAAAATTTCAAAACCGCTTTTTCCGGGCATGGAAATATCCAAAAGAAGTAAATCATAATTATTTTTTAACGACAAATCAATAACTTGAGTTCCATTATCAGCTTCGGTAATGGAGGCAATTTCATCAATTTGGGAAATAATTTGTTTTAAACCTTCTCTTACAACCGCATGATCATCTGCAATTAATATTTTCATCTGAGCAAGTTTTTTATTTTAAGATACGAATTATATTTTGCAACAAAAATGGAAAAATATTTTACATTTTATTCATTTATTGAACTTTTGATTTTTATAAATTCCGCAAATCTTTCAAGCAATTCCCAAGAGTAAATTCCCGAATCATAACCATCTTTCCAAGTAATACTAATTGCATAATTTCCCACGCTTTTAATATCTGCAATTTCATATTTCCCGGGTTTATCCGGTCCAGCCGGAGGCGGCGGATAATGTTTCCATAGAATTGTCTCGCCTTTATTTCCGGCATCCGGCGATTCATCTCTTAAAAATTTCAATGGGAATTCAACAATATTATTTTCGTTCCATTCAACTAATAAAATTTTTTGATCAATAAGTTTTATTTTTTTTGGTTTCATAGCAAAATTAAAAGTACTTAAAATTCATAAAGTGCCTAAAATACTTAAAATACTTTTGCACACTTTGTTTTAGTTGTTTCCTAAAATTAATGGCAATCCGTCTTTTCCGGAACCAATTACTACAATTTTTGAATTTGGAGAATTCGCCAATTTTTCAGTAGCTTCAATTCCTTTCCACTTTAAAAGATTTTCATTTATTCCATTGCTAACAATTGTTTGAAAATCTGCAATTCCTTTTGCTTCAATTCTTTTTCTATCGGCTTCTTGTTCTTCTTTCTGAAGTATAAAAGACATTCTCTGACTTTCTTGCTCAGCTTGCAATTTTTCTTCAATTGATTTTGTTAAACGTTCCGGCAAAGCTACTTGTCGCAACGGAGCTTTTTCAATAATAATTCCTCTATCGCTAACCAAATGCTGTAATTCATTTACAATTTCATCTTCCAATTGTTTTCTTGATGCCGTGTAAAGTGCTTTTGCCTCATATTTAGCAGTAACTCCGCGCGTAACTGATCTAAATTGCGGAACAAGAATTACATTTAAATAATCTCCGCCTTCAATTGATTTATAAATTTCATTTGTTTTGGATGGATCAAGCCGGAACTGAAGACTTAATTCCAAATTTACACTTAATCCTTCTTTTGAAGGAACCGTCATCGTTTCCTTAATCTCTTGAGTTTTAAAACTATATTTAATAATTCTTGCAAGCGGATTTACAAGATTTACACCCGGTTTTAAAGTGTTGTCACTAACAGTTCCAAGAAAATCTACTACGCCGACTGTTCCCGCGGGTATTACAGTAAATATTTGAACAATTGCAAAAATTGCAGCAACAATAGAAATAATTAACGTAATTGTTGCTTCTTGAAATCGCTTATTTTTTTTAACATTTACATGAATTGCGAAAAAAACTACCGCAGCTAAAATTCCAATTATGAAATACATTTTTCCTCCAACCTAACTAATAATTTTTTTAATCAATTTTTTCGGTTTAACTTTATTTGATGAAATTATTAACGAATTTAAAATCATAGATTTTGTTTCGTCAATTTTATTTTTTTTGTTCGAAAATAATTCGGCTATTTTTTCGCCTTTATTAATTCTATTTCCAATTTTGGGATAAAAAATAATTCCCGCAGTTGGATCTATAATATCTGTCTTTGTAATTCTTCCAGCACCCAATTCTAATGATGCCATTCCAATTTGATAATTATCTATTGATTTTAAATATCCGTTTTTTTCGGAATAAATAATTTCATGAAATTTTGATTTGGGATATGATTCGGGATTTTTTAAAAACTTAGTATCGCCTTTTTGAAGTTTAACAATTTCTAAAAATTTATCAAATGCTTTTCCATTCCTAATTAATTCTTCGGAAATTATAAAACCTTCTTCAATTGATTTTGCCTTTCCGCCAAGAAAAATCATTGCTCCGGAAAGATTTAGAGAAAGTTCATACAAACCTTCAACTTTTTCGCCATTCAAAATTTTTATAGATTCATAAACTTCCAACCAATTTCCAATGTAATTTCCCAACGGCTGATTCATATCTGTAATAAAAGCAATAACTTTTTTATCAAATGATTTTGCCGTATCAATTAACGAAGTTGCAAGTTTGTCGGCATCTTTAAGAGTTTTCATAAATGCGCCGCTTCCGGTTTTAACATCTAAAACTAAACCGTCAATTCCTTCTGCTAATTTTTTGCTCATTATACTTCCGGTAATAAGCGGAATTGATTCAACGGTTGCGGTAACATCGCGCAACGCATAAATTAATTTATCAGCCGGTGCAACATCTTTTGTTTGCCCAATTAAAACAGCTCCGCATTTCTGTAAAATACTTTGATATTGTGCAAGAGAAAGATTTGTATTAAAACCGGGAATTGCTTCCAATTTATCAAGAGTTCCGCCGCTATGACCTAAACCTCTTCCGGAAATCATTGGAACATTAACTCCCGCCGCCGCAACAATTGGAGCAATAATTAATGAAGTTTTATCACCAACTCCGCCGGTAGAATGTTTATCAACTTTTTTCCCGGAGATGTGAGATAAGTTAATAACTTTGCCGCTATACAGCATCGCTTTTGTTAAGTAAGAAGTTTCCTTTTCAGTAAATCCATTTAAAAATCCAGCCATCAAAAATGCAGAAAATTGATAATCCGGAATTAAATTTTTACTGAATGAAGAAACAAGAAAACTAATTTCGGAATTAGTTAATTCCTCTTTGTCTCTTTTTTTCTTTATTAAAGTTACAGTGTTCATATTTTTAGAATTGATTAATAAAAATGTAAATACAATATAAAATTTATCTCGTTAAGATTGAAATTAAGAATCATTTTAGATATTATGAAATTATAAATCTATTTATTTAAATAAAATTTTTTGAGGAAAAATATGTTCAATCCAAATTATAAGTTTACTTGTGTTGATAGATTTTTGAAATATGTAAAATTCGATACAAAATCAGATGAAGATTCAACAACATTTCCAAGCGATCCGAAACAGCTTGAACTTTCAAAATATCTTGTAAATGAATTAAAGGAAATTGGTTTAACCGATGCCCACATGGATGAAAACGGTTATGTGATTGCAACTTTAAATAGCAATACGGAAAAAGATGTTCCGGTAATTGGTTTTATTTCACATGTGGATACTTCACCGGCGGTAAGCGGGAAAGAT is a window from the Ignavibacteriota bacterium genome containing:
- a CDS encoding DUF3365 domain-containing protein; translation: MKYLIALLIVSALIFVSCKQEVKFDEKKYSEEFRGYAKEYLLGLKSVLMKNMHEGGPIKAVTVCADTASDLTKLYAETMNLEIKRVSFKNRNENNQPDNFEKESLKKFEELFAVNKINAETEIIKKVNVDGKESIRYVKPILVEAPCLNCHGSANEIIPEVKELIQKKYSNDKATGYKIGDLRGAISITKKL
- a CDS encoding response regulator, which produces MNPKILLVDDEEHVLSGYKRNLRSHFEIITSTSGKLALSTLKQEGPFAVVVSDYKMPEMNGNQFLSHVKDFAPDTVRMMLTGFADLSTTIEAVNEGNIFRLLTKPCSTDKLLSSINDGVLQFKLINAEKDLLDKTLKGTIKILIDILSTVNPVAFSRVSRFQKFIPQIVSLLNIENKWEVEVSSLLSQIGLVTMPSEILDKKFKGEKLDIDLENIFNQHPQVGKSLLKNIPRMENITESIFFQFHPYKSENKYDICGEQLPIASRILYVLNKFDSYVTTGMSFEDAYDELKKYEEEFDPNVLIALDATIAGIYQNLKLISTNIDEVEPGVVAAADIVDKNGFVLITKGAEITNMMKLKLLNYVKLGNVSKEIKILK
- a CDS encoding HDOD domain-containing protein; translation: MNLSVLFVDDSENVLSGIRRMMYPMNKEWKLLYANGRNEAINILDNNHVDVIVSDIRMPGIDGTQLLQEVKDKFPRIIRITLSGYASDELALKNSKIVHQSLLKPTSPRILKTTIERTIRLKEILNNDELQKVVNGLDTLPSLPEIYIKLENEINSPNTSIDKIGNIIANDPIITAKILQLTNSAFFGLPHNITNIKQALSFLGIKMIQTLVLTIKLFKAFEEKNKNSKIFKEVWDHSNKVALLARRIALLKSFSNEDTEDSYLSGLLHDIGELILLNNYSVEEINLQFSKTSHANIGAYLLGVWGLPDPIVEAVAFHHNYIFTEPDLFTPTKILFIAHKISYNNKFNIESLDETNINEIIADFDKDEGEDLHES
- a CDS encoding PAS domain S-box protein translates to MKENITRNFKSKNKLNDYVFEKVIEAKPFNFILKDEITPQNKIAFLQSTALEAAANGIAITDAEGKIIWINNAFSLLTGYSKEEAININPKVLKSGYHSDDFYKNLWQTIKAGNVWCDEIINKKKDGSFYTEEMTITPVKNSNGIVTHYIAIKQDITKRKIAEQKIVNNEAKFKAIINSTKDAIITFNQNFEIIFWNESAKSLFGYAENEVINKSISSLIISQENISEFENYIKTIVTIGKDYKASSSFITKNKNNREFESVLSISLTEVHNEWYLTGIWRENPKSMLSSEKDKLIESLKNEIEILRSNNNILNTIIDFLPHQIYVKDEKSRFTKVNKSMINFLGIKNSNEILGKTDLDFFDYSVAEIYLKEEKQIMATGKELIGKEHSEIHKNGKITWGKTSKFPLVNKENKIIGTYGITVDLTERKQFETKLEESQYRFNKLFENSTLGILRLDEDGKIIMANPALVKMLGYNSEYELIRVKNENIYLSPTNEFKLLNLLKREEHTIGYEDILLKKDKTKIDVRQSAWSIKDRNNKVVYYEVVVEDITEQNQVLRILHEAEFKYRMLIDKLNEAVYLLINRKFEIVNKKFLELLEIDEEDLLASDFNMLDFVTDESKKIIIDREQKVSKGEKVPSKYEMRIITKNGIEKDVEVSVSNLMFNNKIGAQGIIRDLTEVRKNETQIRHLQKMEAIGTLASGIAHEINTPSQFINDNLYFLRDTQISLNPVLEILNKIKNNKADSNELQPILSEIDFDFLIEELPSAIDQSIKGVERIAKIVGAMRDFSHSGPKEKVATDLHKLIQNSITISRNEWKYYAEMVTDFDDTINSFVCYASDLGQVFVNIIVNASHALESKFKNTDSIKGQILIKTLNKNNFIEINVKDNGIGMSQKIKNRIFEPFFTTKEVGKGTGQGLSIAYDIIVNKHGGSIEVDTEENVGTSINIKLPVVQV
- a CDS encoding response regulator transcription factor, with translation MQKLMIVDDSELLRSRLKTIIASVSDINLVAEASNSIEGLQLIKRFKPDILLLDIRMPGVNGLEVLANIRKVNKKMKVVILTNYPNEQYKTSALKLGADYFINKSSEFNQIPSILSNLTNPTFKKAVNL
- a CDS encoding response regulator transcription factor — translated: MKILIADDHAVVREGLKQIISQIDEIASITEADNGTQVIDLSLKNNYDLLLLDISMPGKSGFEILSYLKQIKPELPILIISVHPENQYAKRVLKAGASGYIPKFASPEELKTAILTSIKGGKYISSELAQELAKDLIKNKSENPAEILSNREFEVMRLIACGKTVSEIADEICLSIKTISTYRSRILAKMNFKNNAEITKYCITNSLV
- a CDS encoding DUF971 domain-containing protein, translating into MKPKKIKLIDQKILLVEWNENNIVEFPLKFLRDESPDAGNKGETILWKHYPPPPAGPDKPGKYEIADIKSVGNYAISITWKDGYDSGIYSWELLERFAEFIKIKSSINE
- a CDS encoding prohibitin family protein produces the protein MYFIIGILAAVVFFAIHVNVKKNKRFQEATITLIISIVAAIFAIVQIFTVIPAGTVGVVDFLGTVSDNTLKPGVNLVNPLARIIKYSFKTQEIKETMTVPSKEGLSVNLELSLQFRLDPSKTNEIYKSIEGGDYLNVILVPQFRSVTRGVTAKYEAKALYTASRKQLEDEIVNELQHLVSDRGIIIEKAPLRQVALPERLTKSIEEKLQAEQESQRMSFILQKEEQEADRKRIEAKGIADFQTIVSNGINENLLKWKGIEATEKLANSPNSKIVVIGSGKDGLPLILGNN
- a CDS encoding thymidine phosphorylase is translated as MNTVTLIKKKRDKEELTNSEISFLVSSFSKNLIPDYQFSAFLMAGFLNGFTEKETSYLTKAMLYSGKVINLSHISGKKVDKHSTGGVGDKTSLIIAPIVAAAGVNVPMISGRGLGHSGGTLDKLEAIPGFNTNLSLAQYQSILQKCGAVLIGQTKDVAPADKLIYALRDVTATVESIPLITGSIMSKKLAEGIDGLVLDVKTGSGAFMKTLKDADKLATSLIDTAKSFDKKVIAFITDMNQPLGNYIGNWLEVYESIKILNGEKVEGLYELSLNLSGAMIFLGGKAKSIEEGFIISEELIRNGKAFDKFLEIVKLQKGDTKFLKNPESYPKSKFHEIIYSEKNGYLKSIDNYQIGMASLELGAGRITKTDIIDPTAGIIFYPKIGNRINKGEKIAELFSNKKNKIDETKSMILNSLIISSNKVKPKKLIKKIIS